One region of Deinococcus wulumuqiensis R12 genomic DNA includes:
- a CDS encoding IS3 family transposase: MTPTEKRAVVRELVTARVKPERACFLVGLPKSTWYYQTKPRQDDELRQRIRELALLHPRRGYRFIHALLLQEGHHLNRKKVRRLWREEALTVGIPVRRKIRTGTSIPMQSEFPDHVWTYDFIFDQTLGGGTLKILTLTDEFTRQSLALRARESFTSMDVKDVLHEVIAQRGAPGFIRSDNGPEFIARDLGIWLALQDIGTRFIHPGKPWQNGFAESFHSRLREECLNQEVFYSARHAQVVLDGYREFFNARRPHSSLGYRTPDQFAEQARGRPADPPCGQPTANVAVSPSPGQEMEATVVP, translated from the coding sequence GTGACGCCCACCGAGAAGCGTGCTGTGGTGAGGGAACTCGTCACAGCACGGGTCAAGCCCGAACGGGCTTGCTTCCTGGTGGGCCTGCCCAAATCCACCTGGTATTACCAGACCAAACCGCGCCAGGACGACGAACTCCGGCAACGCATCCGTGAGCTGGCGCTGCTCCATCCACGTCGGGGCTACCGGTTCATTCACGCCCTGCTCCTGCAGGAAGGGCATCACCTCAACCGGAAGAAAGTCCGGCGCCTCTGGCGCGAGGAGGCGCTGACCGTGGGAATCCCAGTCAGGAGAAAAATTCGCACTGGGACGTCCATTCCCATGCAGTCCGAGTTTCCGGATCACGTCTGGACCTACGATTTCATCTTCGATCAAACCCTGGGGGGAGGCACGCTGAAGATCCTGACCCTGACGGACGAGTTCACCCGTCAGTCCCTGGCTCTGCGCGCCCGCGAGTCCTTCACGTCCATGGACGTGAAGGACGTTCTGCACGAAGTTATCGCCCAGCGTGGTGCGCCTGGATTCATTCGCAGCGACAACGGCCCGGAGTTCATCGCCAGGGACCTGGGCATCTGGTTGGCCCTTCAGGACATCGGCACCCGGTTCATCCATCCCGGAAAACCCTGGCAGAACGGCTTTGCCGAGAGTTTTCACTCTCGGCTGCGGGAGGAGTGTCTGAACCAGGAGGTGTTCTACTCGGCTCGACACGCCCAGGTGGTCCTGGATGGCTACCGCGAGTTTTTCAACGCCAGGAGGCCACATTCGTCACTGGGCTACCGGACGCCCGACCAGTTTGCTGAGCAGGCCAGGGGACGGCCTGCCGACCCCCCTTGCGGACAACCCACCGCAAATGTGGCCGTCAGTCCTTCCCCTGGACAAGAAATGGAAGCCACTGTTGTACCCTAG
- a CDS encoding helix-turn-helix domain-containing protein, with translation MKARNWKAVRQEAEQAGRIDESQVAALRGEMLAQVRAYKLAEVRAASGLSQQELAEQLQVSQSRISRIEHGDLDRTELATLRKFARAIGGELELTLKLGDERFTLG, from the coding sequence ATGAAAGCCAGAAACTGGAAGGCAGTGCGTCAGGAAGCTGAACAAGCCGGACGTATTGATGAAAGCCAAGTGGCTGCACTGCGGGGAGAGATGCTGGCGCAGGTACGCGCTTACAAACTCGCCGAAGTTCGGGCTGCGTCAGGACTCAGCCAGCAGGAACTGGCTGAGCAACTTCAGGTGTCTCAGTCACGAATTTCACGTATAGAGCACGGTGACCTCGACAGAACCGAACTGGCTACCCTCCGTAAATTTGCGCGGGCGATCGGCGGGGAGCTTGAATTGACCCTCAAGCTCGGTGATGAACGCTTTACACTGGGTTGA
- a CDS encoding type II toxin-antitoxin system RelE/ParE family toxin produces MVWEIILVGEVDEWFAGLDHATSQLVTAALDLLEDRGPMLGRPLVDTLTGSQLANLKELRPGSVGQTEIRILFVFDPKRQAILLTAGDKAGQWTQWYTEHITLAESRYDLWLAGHYEEEL; encoded by the coding sequence ATGGTCTGGGAGATCATTCTGGTGGGTGAAGTGGATGAATGGTTCGCAGGGCTTGATCACGCCACTTCACAACTGGTGACGGCAGCGCTGGACTTACTGGAAGACCGTGGGCCAATGTTAGGTCGGCCCCTGGTCGATACCCTGACTGGCTCGCAACTGGCGAATCTCAAGGAACTGCGCCCTGGTTCAGTGGGACAGACCGAAATACGCATCCTGTTTGTTTTCGACCCCAAACGGCAGGCCATTTTGCTCACAGCAGGTGATAAAGCAGGGCAATGGACACAGTGGTACACCGAGCATATTACGCTGGCAGAAAGTCGCTACGACCTCTGGCTGGCGGGTCACTACGAGGAGGAGCTATGA
- a CDS encoding transposase: protein MKTRQFSEDQIVKLLQDAKKGDKSVEELCRDLGCSTASFYAWKKKYGDTNVDEARRLRQLEKENARLLRIVGQQRLEIDAMRDVIQKKR, encoded by the coding sequence ATGAAAACACGTCAGTTCTCCGAAGACCAGATCGTCAAGCTTCTCCAGGACGCCAAAAAGGGCGACAAATCCGTTGAAGAGCTGTGTCGCGACCTGGGATGCAGCACCGCGTCCTTCTACGCCTGGAAGAAGAAATACGGCGACACCAATGTCGACGAAGCCCGCAGGCTTCGTCAGCTCGAAAAGGAAAATGCTCGTCTCCTGCGGATCGTGGGTCAACAACGCCTGGAGATCGACGCGATGAGGGACGTGATTCAGAAAAAGCGGTGA
- a CDS encoding ParA family protein: MKIFSVANMKGGVGKTTTAVQLAQGLGKKGKTLLLDADQELQCAVAWRTSEDPSWTFDVARYGEDAPRRMKGYDYVVIDSKGNEQGHDLVSLARASHLLIVPTRPEGVSATGLANTLSPLVEAGVKNFKVLVVVNEGGRGEELREHLAENKIPAFVSMVRKSTAVGDAAEQHIPLEASSNRYAKTVALEYQSVLREALAYGG; the protein is encoded by the coding sequence ATGAAGATTTTTAGCGTCGCCAACATGAAGGGCGGGGTGGGCAAGACCACCACAGCCGTGCAACTGGCCCAAGGATTAGGTAAAAAGGGTAAGACCTTGCTGCTGGATGCTGACCAAGAATTGCAGTGCGCTGTCGCCTGGAGAACCAGTGAAGACCCCTCTTGGACATTCGACGTAGCTCGTTACGGTGAGGACGCCCCTAGGCGCATGAAGGGCTACGACTACGTTGTTATTGACTCCAAGGGAAATGAACAGGGTCACGACCTCGTCAGCCTCGCTCGCGCCAGCCACCTCCTTATCGTCCCCACCCGGCCTGAAGGGGTCTCTGCAACAGGGCTGGCAAATACCCTGAGTCCTCTAGTTGAGGCTGGTGTCAAGAACTTCAAAGTCCTGGTCGTGGTCAATGAAGGTGGGCGAGGCGAGGAGCTGCGCGAGCACCTAGCCGAGAATAAAATTCCCGCCTTTGTCAGCATGGTTCGCAAGTCTACGGCTGTCGGGGACGCAGCAGAGCAGCACATTCCTTTGGAAGCCTCTTCCAACCGCTACGCCAAAACTGTGGCTCTGGAGTATCAGTCTGTTCTACGGGAGGCCCTGGCTTATGGCGGTTAA
- a CDS encoding IS6 family transposase encodes MTDRKPYRHRFPLSVIGYALWLYHRFPLSQRDVQELLHERGIHVSHETLRQWNIKFAPLLTEELRHREPRRGSRWHLDEVHVVVGGIKHWLWRAVDEQGAVLDVLLQEHRDTEAAKTFFTRLLREYDVPQAIHTDKLWSYGAAIRELPVLHSVEHVQVVSSARCNNLVEQSHRPTRQRERQQIGFKRRRRTQEFLALHARTANLHRQTRTTVPASQRRVNQTSATRVWHEALQQAA; translated from the coding sequence GTGACTGACCGGAAACCCTATCGACACCGTTTCCCACTGAGCGTGATTGGGTATGCCCTGTGGCTGTACCACCGCTTTCCGCTTAGCCAACGTGATGTTCAAGAGCTTCTTCATGAACGAGGAATCCACGTCAGTCACGAAACCCTTCGCCAGTGGAACATCAAATTCGCTCCGCTCCTCACTGAAGAATTGCGCCACCGGGAACCCCGACGGGGTTCCCGGTGGCATCTGGATGAGGTGCATGTTGTCGTTGGTGGGATCAAACACTGGCTTTGGAGAGCGGTGGATGAACAGGGTGCCGTGCTGGACGTCCTCCTACAGGAACACCGTGATACTGAGGCCGCCAAAACATTCTTTACTCGCTTGCTGAGGGAATACGACGTCCCACAGGCCATTCATACAGATAAGCTCTGGAGTTATGGTGCAGCTATCCGGGAATTACCCGTGCTCCACTCCGTGGAGCACGTCCAAGTGGTATCGAGTGCTCGCTGCAACAATCTGGTCGAACAATCACATCGACCGACCAGACAACGGGAACGACAGCAAATCGGATTCAAAAGACGACGACGAACTCAGGAATTCCTCGCTCTGCACGCCCGCACTGCCAATCTTCATCGCCAGACCAGAACCACAGTCCCAGCCAGTCAAAGACGAGTGAATCAGACCTCCGCAACGCGGGTATGGCATGAAGCGTTGCAACAAGCAGCCTGA
- a CDS encoding M23 family metallopeptidase: protein MRRQFMLIFLASFALASATTVRVKPGDTLYGIARQNGTTLQALLETNRGVNPQQALQIGQVLQLPAQAGSTVRTGGSVVTVRPASIRVSAVMPVVGRLTSPYSTSHLGLDLAAPVGTPIQAARPGRVIESRYDGRTGWGWTVLLDHGDGMTTRYSHNSANLVGVGAWVNAGQLIARVGNTGNSTGPHLDYRVMVNGRTINPFKLY from the coding sequence ATGCGCCGTCAGTTCATGTTGATTTTCCTTGCGTCTTTCGCGTTGGCTTCGGCCACCACAGTCAGGGTGAAGCCAGGCGACACCCTCTATGGGATTGCTCGTCAGAATGGCACAACTCTCCAGGCATTGTTGGAAACCAACAGGGGAGTCAATCCGCAGCAGGCATTACAAATAGGTCAAGTGCTGCAACTCCCAGCTCAAGCTGGCTCCACGGTTCGCACTGGGGGCAGTGTTGTGACAGTGCGCCCCGCTTCCATCCGCGTGAGTGCTGTCATGCCTGTCGTGGGTCGCCTCACCAGTCCTTACTCAACCAGTCATTTGGGCCTTGACCTTGCCGCCCCGGTGGGAACACCTATCCAGGCGGCACGGCCTGGACGGGTGATTGAATCCCGGTATGACGGGCGTACAGGTTGGGGCTGGACGGTACTCCTTGACCACGGGGACGGCATGACCACCCGCTACAGTCACAACAGCGCGAATCTGGTAGGCGTGGGTGCCTGGGTGAACGCGGGGCAGCTTATCGCTCGGGTAGGCAACACCGGAAACAGTACCGGGCCACACCTGGATTACCGCGTGATGGTGAACGGCAGAACCATCAACCCTTTCAAACTGTATTGA
- a CDS encoding IS4 family transposase — protein MWPSVLPLDKKWKPLLYPRPEPSLYSKPSNFWGQPNRTNWKLGGQDVNILVLAVIWRGVAIPLLFEFLDHSGNSNAATRLLILEDALEILHCQDIFTLYGDREFIGQDWVDGLIDQGIPVTIRIRYTTSIDGLPGSEWLSDLQPGAVGVLLDDVEVFGSPMNVVGTFTTDGETLLVASNAMKSHKILKAYRKRWKIECLFRALKSKGFQLENTHMTLHDHLERLLCVLTLAYVWCILVGLQQSVRLKTHGRRAWSVITLGLRELVRAWSQPEKQREVQILAFIDLFSPSQTGFLETVGY, from the coding sequence ATGTGGCCGTCAGTCCTTCCCCTGGACAAGAAATGGAAGCCACTGTTGTACCCTAGACCTGAGCCGAGTCTCTACTCGAAACCGTCCAACTTTTGGGGCCAGCCCAACCGCACCAACTGGAAGTTGGGCGGTCAAGACGTCAATATTCTCGTTCTCGCAGTCATCTGGCGAGGCGTAGCCATTCCCCTCTTGTTTGAGTTCCTTGACCACAGTGGGAACAGCAACGCGGCGACCCGGCTGCTCATTCTTGAGGACGCACTCGAGATTCTGCATTGCCAGGACATCTTCACCCTCTATGGCGACCGTGAATTCATCGGCCAGGACTGGGTTGATGGTCTGATTGACCAGGGTATCCCGGTCACCATCCGTATACGGTACACCACGTCCATCGACGGTTTGCCCGGCAGCGAGTGGCTGAGCGACCTGCAACCTGGTGCAGTAGGGGTTCTGCTCGATGACGTTGAGGTCTTTGGCTCACCGATGAACGTCGTGGGGACATTCACGACAGATGGGGAGACGCTGCTTGTGGCGAGTAACGCGATGAAATCGCACAAAATTCTGAAAGCCTACCGGAAACGGTGGAAAATCGAGTGCCTGTTTCGAGCGCTGAAATCCAAGGGATTTCAGCTTGAGAACACCCACATGACGCTCCATGACCACCTTGAACGGTTGCTCTGCGTGCTGACCTTGGCCTACGTGTGGTGCATTCTGGTCGGGCTTCAACAAAGTGTTCGACTCAAAACCCACGGAAGGAGGGCGTGGAGTGTCATCACCTTGGGTCTGAGAGAATTGGTACGGGCGTGGAGCCAGCCTGAAAAACAGCGTGAGGTACAGATACTTGCCTTTATTGACCTCTTTTCTCCATCCCAGACGGGATTTTTGGAAACTGTCGGGTACTGA
- a CDS encoding tyrosine-type recombinase/integrase: protein MTLALPTSALALSDLTDQALRVRAVEAAANYDVEGLTQVLMAYMRSGSTQGSRTSQHTLTAYRLGVRSFVPWAQASGVQLLRPGRRDGGRYLAYLQERPSSGRGRSGKLSAATVQQYVAAARALYRALDWAGATQINPFTNVSPPQDRTPAIVKRPPYRDELEEVLHSCDKELSALLLLCAHAGLRIGEALQVKAGDIDRNILTVYGKGGKIRRVPLGKRVREALREVIPQTDNKLFHWTYSQAAYRMRKACRAAGHPGFWRGFHAARKSSGTRLYQKVGDFTRVAVFLGHSSVDTTRKYVAVTDDDVSAEVEDF, encoded by the coding sequence GTGACTCTGGCCCTTCCGACCAGCGCTTTGGCCCTGAGTGACCTCACCGATCAGGCGCTGCGGGTCAGGGCGGTCGAGGCCGCCGCGAACTATGACGTGGAAGGTCTGACGCAGGTGCTGATGGCCTACATGCGATCCGGAAGCACGCAGGGCAGCCGGACAAGTCAGCACACCTTGACCGCTTACCGTCTGGGCGTCCGGAGTTTCGTTCCGTGGGCACAGGCCAGTGGTGTGCAACTGCTCCGTCCCGGGCGGCGCGACGGCGGGCGCTACCTCGCGTATCTGCAAGAACGCCCTAGCAGTGGGCGGGGCCGCTCCGGAAAGCTGTCCGCCGCGACCGTTCAGCAGTACGTCGCTGCCGCCAGGGCGCTCTACCGCGCTCTGGACTGGGCGGGCGCGACCCAGATCAACCCCTTCACCAACGTCAGTCCACCACAAGACCGCACACCGGCCATCGTCAAAAGGCCCCCTTACCGCGATGAACTTGAGGAAGTACTGCACTCCTGCGATAAGGAACTCAGTGCGCTTTTGCTGCTGTGCGCCCACGCAGGACTCCGCATCGGGGAGGCGTTGCAGGTCAAAGCAGGCGATATCGATAGAAATATCCTCACCGTTTACGGTAAAGGCGGCAAAATACGACGCGTTCCACTGGGAAAACGTGTGCGAGAAGCCTTACGCGAGGTCATTCCCCAAACTGACAACAAGTTGTTCCACTGGACGTACAGCCAGGCGGCCTACCGGATGCGCAAGGCGTGTCGCGCTGCTGGTCATCCGGGCTTCTGGCGCGGATTTCATGCGGCACGCAAGTCCAGCGGCACGCGGCTGTATCAGAAAGTCGGTGATTTTACCCGCGTAGCCGTATTTTTGGGGCATTCCAGTGTGGACACCACCCGCAAGTATGTGGCGGTCACAGACGATGACGTTTCGGCAGAGGTCGAGGATTTTTGA
- a CDS encoding DUF3105 domain-containing protein: protein MTGAVGLMIGLAVWSKGQPETGGLGTVYANQGQEHIAVDAKHAAYNSFPATSGPHVAEPQPWGVFGDEVPDEKLVHNLEHGGVVIQYNPRLYEGSIDSLIAIQKKYPNKTVVAPNRHLKNTFALTAWRRLYTLDSLDETKITEFIEKYKNRAPEHFPD from the coding sequence GTGACAGGTGCTGTGGGATTGATGATCGGTCTGGCCGTCTGGTCGAAGGGCCAGCCCGAAACGGGCGGTTTGGGAACCGTCTACGCCAACCAAGGCCAGGAGCACATCGCCGTGGACGCCAAACACGCGGCTTACAACTCCTTCCCGGCCACCAGCGGGCCGCATGTGGCGGAACCGCAACCCTGGGGCGTCTTCGGAGACGAGGTGCCTGACGAGAAACTGGTTCACAACCTTGAACACGGTGGAGTCGTGATTCAGTACAACCCCAGGTTGTACGAGGGCAGTATCGATTCACTGATTGCCATTCAAAAGAAGTACCCGAACAAGACCGTGGTCGCTCCCAACCGCCATTTGAAGAATACTTTTGCCCTCACCGCGTGGCGGCGACTGTACACGCTGGACAGCCTGGATGAAACGAAGATCACCGAGTTCATCGAGAAGTACAAGAACCGCGCCCCAGAGCATTTCCCTGATTAA